AACGAGAAAATCGTCTTCCAGTCGTTCTTCATGCTGATGACCGTCCAATTGTTCTTCTTTGCCTCAGCATAGAGCGCAGGAGTGAGCGCACCAATCTTGGTATCGGGTAGCCCCTGCGCAGGTCCATAAGCGTACTCACGCTTTGCGTCGTCGTGCAGTACAAGCATTGATAGACGTGCGCCGTCGCCGGCACCCGTATATTCCAGCATCTGCTCGTCTCCAGTCGAGTTACCAAATGAAGCCCTCGGTCGCCGACCAATCATCAAGTGAATGCCCTCCGGCTTCCCTGCAGCGTTGTCATTAAGCAAGAGCCTGGGTTCGTTGATGAGGATGGGATTGCCATCCTTGTCATAACCATATTTGACGGCAAGCGCCGACCCGATCACCTGCTCGGGTGGGATGCCGTAGATCTGCTGGGAATAAAGGCGCACGAAATCCTGACCGAAGCCCGTGACGATGAAGGTCTTGAAGCCATTAGCTCGCAAGTAGGTCATCACTTCCAGCATCGGTTGGTAGACCAGCTCCGTATAAAGGCGGTTCCAGCGTGGGTGCTTCGTCGAGGCGAGCCATTTCTTTGCTTCGACCGCGAACTCGTCAGTTGTCATGCCGGTGAGTGTTGCAAGGGCGATTTTTTCGATATCGCGCATCGATAGCCTGGCCAACGCTCCGCGGCTTTCCGAGAGCACCGTCTTGAATGGCTCGACCTCCTTTAACTCCGGCTGTTGTGTGGTCAACACCGGTACCCGGTCGAGGCAGTACATCATTTGGCAATAGATCGGGTGCTCCACCCAAAGCGTTCCATCCTGATCAAAAGTGGCAATGCGATCCTCGGGAGGCACGAACTTCGGAGTTGACCGGTCTGTCGTGTCTCGCACGAAGTCGAGGATCGCTTGTTTGGCGGATCCCTCATTCCACGATGGCAGTGGGTCGCTCGAAGCGGTCTGGGCCGACGCCGAGACGGATAAGGCCGGCGCGGATACGGCAGAAAGCAATACCAAGGTCGTGAGCAAGCTGCGACGGTCGATGCCGGAGCGCAGAGTGGTCTCTATCATGTTCGACTTCTCCTTAATTCAGATGGATCGGGAGTTTTCCAAAGGTCGTTGCCGCCCCGGGTCCCTTTCGCTGCTCTCATGAGCAGACTATGGTCAGCTCATTCGGCATGACCGCTTCGTGTCGATATTGCTGGAAAAGGTCTCTGTTGGGGTGGCGAACGGACATGTACCGATCAGGTTGCGGCCCCTGTGCGTTCCGGATGCGATGGACCGCACTGCCGCGGATGCGCCTCGGCCATCAAGCGGTGCTAGTCAGCACGCACCCAAAGCGCTGCTAGCCCATTGAAGTTCAGCACCGCCCGCCGCTCCAGGCGGCGCTCGGCTCTCAGGCGGAGCTTCGGGAACTGCTCGAAAAGCATCGAAAGGGCGATCTGCGCCTCGGCCCGGGCCAATGGTGCGCCAAGACAGAAATGGGCGCCGCCGCCAAATGAGATGTGACGTTTATCTGGCCGTTCGATGTCAAACCGCTTTGGATTGGGATGGGCCGCTGGGTCATGATTCGCTGCATAGAGCATGGCATTGATGGTCTGCCCTGCGGCGATCGGACACCCGCCGATCTGCATTGCTTCGGTTGCGATCCGAGTGCCTTGCATAACCGGCGTGTCATAGCGCAACACTTCCTCGACGGCGCTACGGACCAGGTTTGGCTCAGCGAGCAGTTTGCTGAGTTCGCTGGGATGCTGCAGGAGCGCCAACACTGCGTTACCGATAAGGTCGGTTGTCGTCACGTTGCCTGCCAAGAGCAAACTATGGCAAACGTCTATGATCTCCGCCTCGTCGAGTTGCTCGCCGTCCTCTTCGGCGTCGATCAGGCGGCTGATCAGATCGGCCCGACGTTCCTTACGGCGCTTTCGGATCACCTCAGTGAGGTAGCCGGAGAGAGCAGCATTGCAGGATGCCAGGATGGCCTGCTGCTCCGGCGTGCGCTGCGGGCTGAACATCTGCATTATGCCGTCAGACGACCGCTTGAAGTCGTCGCTGCGGGCGGTATCGACGCCCAACATCAGCGCGATGACTATCGTCGGCAACGGTCGGGCATAAGCGTCCATAATATCGAAGCAGGATGGATCGTCGATATCATCCAGCAAGTCGCATGCGACCCTGGTGATACGCGGGCGCATGGCATCGACCGCGACCTGGTTGAATGCCTTCGCGACCAGATTGCGCAAGCGCTTGTGATCCGGGTCGTCCATATGCAGTATGAGCGGCCGAAATGTCTTATCCACCGTCAGTTGGGCCCGAGAGAACGAACCCGAGCGGGATTTCCGCGGATCGGAGGCCAGCTTGCGATTATTCATAGCGGCATCGACATCGACCGCACGGGTCAGCACCACCCGATCGAACATTCGGTCCCGGTGCACCGGCTCCCGCGACCTCAGCATATCGAGATATTCGTTCGGCCGTTCGCGAAAAACGGGATCCAAGTGGGTCAGAGATACTCCCGTTGGCACCGTGGTCTCGTTATCACTCATGGTTTCATCCTTTCGCTAAGCGTTTACTCCGATCGGCCGGAGCGAGCCTCCATAGCAATGGCAGGCCGATCCATCTCGCCGACGGCCCCAAGTGACAACGATTGGAAGCTTCCGTTCCTTGTCTCCGATCGCTGCAACGCATGACCGTCAAGGTCAGAACCTAACCAGCCGGGTCCCAGGTGTCGTGAGGTGATCGCGCCCAATCAGCTGCACTCACGCGCCCTGCGTGGTGCGCTCCAGATACAATAATCTTGTCGCCGCCTTCTCTGTTGTCGTGAACAGCGCGATTTGCATGACAATCAGTGCCACCGAAAACGTACGCCGGAATGCTATAGGCACACTGCACGTCCCAATGCAGTGTGCGAGGATGGCGCCACTTATGTTCAGAACAGGCCAGGCAGCAACATGGCGACCGTTTGCTTATAGCGGCGGTATTCCTCGCCGAACAACGCGGCAAGATCGCGCTCTTCGAGCCAGATACCGACAAAGATGTAAGTTGTCGTCACCGCCGCAAATAGCAGATGGCCCAACGTCATGGTCGGCGTCGACCAGAAAGCGATGATGAAGCCGAGATAGATAGGGTGCCGGATCACCCGATAGAGGCCGGGCGTCTTGAACTTGATCGGCTCGGCGATCCGGCCCGTGAAATGAGTGACCACCTGCGTCAAGCCGAACAGCTCGAAATGGCTGATCAGGAACGTGCTGTAAAGCACGATCAGCCAACCGAGAAAGCCCCCGGCAATCGCGGCAGAGACAAGCGCAGGCGTCTTGATTTGCCAAACGACCGCCGTGATTGGCTCCCACTGCCAGAACAGTAGCAGAAGCGTCAAGCTCGCCAGCAGTACATAAGAGCTGCGTTCGAGCGCAGGCGAGGCGACGCTCGCAGACAGCTTCTTGAAGCCTTGTCGCGCCATGCCGCTGTGCTGGACAGCGAAGAGCGACATCAGCGCAAGGTCGACAATCAGAGCATGCAGACGGGAGTTCGCGGTACCACTATCGATTGTCTTCGGCACCAGTAACTGCGACACGAAACCGATAGCGTATAGGATCGTGCCGAGAAAGATGAGATAGGCGAGCGTCCCGTAACCGAGCACGAGGCTCCGTGTGACAAGCGAGGCGAGGGCGGAGGCCGACCGATGGGTTGGCCCCTCTTGCATGGATGTAGACATTTTTCAGTTCCCATGATGCTAGGTGCGAAATCGCCGTTGCCAAATTCCGCAACGCGTGACAGCCAAGATCTCGGCAGCGTAATTTGGCGGGACGCAGAGGTGAGCAGGACTTATTGTGGGCCGCGCTAGGCTGATCAACGCCTGTCCGTAGCTTCGGCGCAGACAGTTACAAACCGTACGATTAGGCTGGCAGGATTATTTGCCTGGTAGAGCCGGTGGTGCACGGATTGATAGCCATCGCCGCGATCAGCTCGCTGAAGGTTGCGCCCACACTCAGGTATATGCCGACGGGCGGTCCTCTCTGACCCAGTGCTTTTCAGCCCCAGAATCGGGGGGCGGCGGCTTCATCCCTTGGATGGTCCAGAAATCGATTGGCGTTTCGTCAATATGAACCTCCCAGCGAAGACCCCGCTCGCGTGCGAAGGGATCGAGCGTCCTGTTGACGCGATCCAGCCACCACGCGCGCCGCTCAGGAGCAGTTGCGCGAGCAATCTGGTCAATCCAAATCCTGACAAAATCGTTCGTTGCCTTTCCGCCGACAAAGAACGAGTTCTTCGGCAACTCGTGAAAGACAACGCTTGCATAGAACCTGGGCAAGCCCACATCCGCGTAGAGGTCTGTGATACGCGTCGCTAGGGCGCACTTGTCCTCGGCTGAGTACGCATCTTCCGGATGATAAATATGCCACAGAGGCATTTGAGTTCTCCTTGTTAGGCCTTGGCGATACTCGCCATTCACGAGATCGGAAGCTAGGCGTGTGGACCTTAGGTGTCGTGAGACGGTCGCGCCCAATTTTCCGTACTAGCGCGCACCGCTTGGTGCGCGCCGTGCCAATGTGAGGCGTAAGGTCCGCCTTGGGTGATGAGTTGCGGTCAGCGGCAGCGCTGGACGGGTCAGGTCTACCCGTCACAGGGAAGCGCGGGAGACTTCGAGCATCTTCAACGCAGAGGACCTTCCGCCATTGGCTGTACATGCCCTGGGCGGGGCCTACGCTTCAGGGAAATTCTCGCCCGGCGCGGGCGTGACGCTAACTTGCAAAACCGCGACGCTCGGCGGGACGGGCAATCAGCAGATATGATGCCAGCGCAAGAAGGGAACACGATGTCATGACCGCGGCCATCGATAGCGCTGATCGTCCGTCGTAAAGACACGCTACGAGCCCGCTCGAGATGGCGCCTGCCATCATCTGAATGCTTCCGGACACAGCGCTTACGGCACCGGCGATCTGTGGCAACGGATGCATCGCCGCGCTGATGATGTTCGAAATGCTCAATCCGAAGGCAACGGCAACGGCGACAAGAAGTGAAACGGTAAGCGGTAGCGATACCCAGCCGACCAATGTCGTGGCGAGGAACAACCCTGACGCCGTCGCAGAGACCGTCAAGCTCGTCATCAGCACATAAGTTGGTGAGGAGTGCCAAGCGGCCAGCCGCCGATCGAGGAAAGCCCCGGCCATTACTGATCCGGAACATGCACTGAAAATCAGACCATACTGGTCAGGCCGTAGCCCCATGCCGTTGATGAAGAACAGAGCGGACCCTGTGACATAAGCCATAACGGTCCCGCCGGCGGCTGCACCGACCAGAATGTATACGGACGAGATCGGATGCGTCAGGACATGAAGATAGCCGCGGCCAATGATTGATGGTGCTAGGCAGTCGGTCTGACCGGTCCTTCCGATCTTTGCACTTTCGGCAAAGCCTGTGACCAATGCGATTAGCAAACCCAGACCCATTACGAATTGAATCGTGTAAATCAGGCGCCAGCTGCCCAGCGCCAGGAGAGCCGCGCCTGCGGTCGGTGCGATCACGGTAGCGGCATTTACGGCAATGACGACGTTGGCCATCTTCGCGCGCGCATTATCACCCTCAAATAGGTCGCGGATGATCGCAAATGTCACCGTCGTACTGGCCGCGCCGCAGCCTTGGCTGAAGCGGCACACGAGCAGCACCGGCAATGATTGGGACAGCGCGCAAGCGAGACTGCCGACGACAAAGAGCGCGACACCGAATACAACGACGGGCCTGCGACCGTACCGATCGGATACTGGCCCATAGACAAGCGGCGCCGTCGCCAGGCTGAGCATAAAGACGCTCATCGTAAAGCCGACACTTGCGGGCCGCGCGCCGAGAGCGACGCCAGTGCCGGTAAGCTCATGTCAATGCCTGAATACGGAACCGAGGCAAGAAGGCCAAGCAATAGCGTGAAAGCAAACGACGCAGGTTGAATACGCATGGGTTGAATATCCGATACGTTCCTTGTTCCATATCGCCAGATACGGAGCTTGTCCGCGGAGAAATCGATGGCCTCCCAGGTGAAAGACGGAAGAAACAGCTTTTCCATCTTTCCCGAAAGTGGAATCAAATCATTGATTGGCGGCGGTACGTCGGCCTTGCTTGGCGATCGTGGTGCCGCCAGGGTCGCTTATGTCATTCGAGCCTTGCCGAACTTGATTGATGATCCGCAGGATCTCGGAACGAGTGTCGATCGTCTTGAACTCGTCGGCCATGGCTGAGGCAGCCGAACGATAGTCCGGTTTGTCGAGTACGACCCGCACGGCCTCGCGCAATGCTTGCGGTGTCGGGTTGTTGGTAGCAAGATTGATTCCGACGCCGGACCATGCCACACGCACGTTCACGTCCGCCTTGTCTTCCGTCAACCCTGCGGTCACAAGCGGAATTCCAAAGCTCATCGCCTGGTTGACACTCCCGTATCCGCCATTGGTGACGAGCACATCGACCTTAGGTAGAAGCCACTCGAACGGCAGATAGCTGGCGAGACGTGCATTGTCGGGAATTGGGCCAGGAATGTCGTCGAACGCGCGACCGCCCGCTGTGGCGACCACAAGCAAGTCTGGTTCGTTCGCGAGTCCCGCGAGCGCCGGCGCGATCAAAAGGTTGAAATCGTGGTTTGCCACCGTACCCTGCGTCACAAGCACGACCTTGCGCGAGCCGTCCAGTTGGTGCGCCCACACCGGCAGCGGGACCTGATTAGGTACAATCGGAGGGACGCCAATAAAAGTCACGG
This genomic stretch from Bradyrhizobium sp. CCGB12 harbors:
- a CDS encoding HAD family phosphatase yields the protein MIETTLRSGIDRRSLLTTLVLLSAVSAPALSVSASAQTASSDPLPSWNEGSAKQAILDFVRDTTDRSTPKFVPPEDRIATFDQDGTLWVEHPIYCQMMYCLDRVPVLTTQQPELKEVEPFKTVLSESRGALARLSMRDIEKIALATLTGMTTDEFAVEAKKWLASTKHPRWNRLYTELVYQPMLEVMTYLRANGFKTFIVTGFGQDFVRLYSQQIYGIPPEQVIGSALAVKYGYDKDGNPILINEPRLLLNDNAAGKPEGIHLMIGRRPRASFGNSTGDEQMLEYTGAGDGARLSMLVLHDDAKREYAYGPAQGLPDTKIGALTPALYAEAKKNNWTVISMKNDWKTIFSFE
- a CDS encoding cytochrome P450; this translates as MSDNETTVPTGVSLTHLDPVFRERPNEYLDMLRSREPVHRDRMFDRVVLTRAVDVDAAMNNRKLASDPRKSRSGSFSRAQLTVDKTFRPLILHMDDPDHKRLRNLVAKAFNQVAVDAMRPRITRVACDLLDDIDDPSCFDIMDAYARPLPTIVIALMLGVDTARSDDFKRSSDGIMQMFSPQRTPEQQAILASCNAALSGYLTEVIRKRRKERRADLISRLIDAEEDGEQLDEAEIIDVCHSLLLAGNVTTTDLIGNAVLALLQHPSELSKLLAEPNLVRSAVEEVLRYDTPVMQGTRIATEAMQIGGCPIAAGQTINAMLYAANHDPAAHPNPKRFDIERPDKRHISFGGGAHFCLGAPLARAEAQIALSMLFEQFPKLRLRAERRLERRAVLNFNGLAALWVRAD
- the mddA gene encoding methanethiol S-methyltransferase, which translates into the protein MSTSMQEGPTHRSASALASLVTRSLVLGYGTLAYLIFLGTILYAIGFVSQLLVPKTIDSGTANSRLHALIVDLALMSLFAVQHSGMARQGFKKLSASVASPALERSSYVLLASLTLLLLFWQWEPITAVVWQIKTPALVSAAIAGGFLGWLIVLYSTFLISHFELFGLTQVVTHFTGRIAEPIKFKTPGLYRVIRHPIYLGFIIAFWSTPTMTLGHLLFAAVTTTYIFVGIWLEERDLAALFGEEYRRYKQTVAMLLPGLF
- a CDS encoding tautomerase family protein; translation: MPLWHIYHPEDAYSAEDKCALATRITDLYADVGLPRFYASVVFHELPKNSFFVGGKATNDFVRIWIDQIARATAPERRAWWLDRVNRTLDPFARERGLRWEVHIDETPIDFWTIQGMKPPPPDSGAEKHWVREDRPSAYT
- a CDS encoding MFS transporter: MSVFMLSLATAPLVYGPVSDRYGRRPVVVFGVALFVVGSLACALSQSLPVLLVCRFSQGCGAASTTVTFAIIRDLFEGDNARAKMANVVIAVNAATVIAPTAGAALLALGSWRLIYTIQFVMGLGLLIALVTGFAESAKIGRTGQTDCLAPSIIGRGYLHVLTHPISSVYILVGAAAGGTVMAYVTGSALFFINGMGLRPDQYGLIFSACSGSVMAGAFLDRRLAAWHSSPTYVLMTSLTVSATASGLFLATTLVGWVSLPLTVSLLVAVAVAFGLSISNIISAAMHPLPQIAGAVSAVSGSIQMMAGAISSGLVACLYDGRSALSMAAVMTSCSLLALASYLLIARPAERRGFAS